In Tachysurus vachellii isolate PV-2020 chromosome 3, HZAU_Pvac_v1, whole genome shotgun sequence, one genomic interval encodes:
- the LOC132843395 gene encoding transmembrane emp24 domain-containing protein 5-like, with protein sequence MRLSWGLVLMHVWLCVSEWFVVTGAFTQSLDSDFTFTLPPGHKECFYQTMKKDASLEIEYQVLDGAGLDVDFYLSSPTGHILASDFRKSDGVHTVETEEGDYMFCFDNTFSAVSEKIIFFELILDNMDDGEDPKSWKEYVQGADLLDMKLEDIMDTINSVKARLGKSLQIQAVLKAFEARDRNLQESNLDRVNVWSFTNMVVMVVVSCVQVYLLRSLFDDKRKTHT encoded by the exons ATGCGGTTGAGTTGGGGATTAGTGTTAATGCACGTATGgctgtgtgtgtcggagtggTTTGTGGTCACCGGCGCTTTCACACAGTCTCTGGACAGCGACTTCACCTTCACACTGCCTCCCGGACACAAGGAGTGTTTCTACCAAACCATGAAGAAAGACGCATCTCTGGAAATAGAgtatcag GTCCTGGATGGAGCAGGACTGGACGTGGATTTCTACCTGTCCTCTCCTACAGGTCACATTCTGGCCTCAGACTTCAGGAAGTCTGACGGAGTTCATAC AGTGGAGACGGAGGAGGGAGACTACATGTTCTGCTTTGACAACACCTTCAGCGCAGTGTCTGAGAAGATCATTTTCTTCGAGCTCATTCTGGACAACATGGACGATGGAGAAGATCCCAAGAGCTGGAAGGAGTACGTGCAAGGTGCTGACCTGCTGGACATGAAGTTGGAAGACATCATg gacACGATAAACAGTGTGAAGGCGAGATTAGGGAAGAGTCTGCAGATCCAGGCGGTTCTGAAGGCCTTTGAGGCGCGTGACCGCAACCTGCAGGAGAGCAACCTCGATCGTGTCAACGTCTGGTCCTTCACTAACATGGTAGTGATGGTGGTTGTGTCCTGCGTGCAGGTCTACCTGCTGCGCAGCCTCTTTGACGacaagaggaaaacacacacgtaA
- the LOC132843393 gene encoding phosphatidylinositol N-acetylglucosaminyltransferase subunit C-like, whose product MGADNDAGVTPAVPWRKVLYERQAFPDNYVDSRFLEELRRNIRVHQYSYWAVVREAGLVSQQLSCVALFLTLWSYMEQGNVGPSTLLCTGLGCAVLGYTLYEALGGGIGRERTRCADLQSAAVFMAFTFGFSPVLKTLTESVSTDTVYAMSAGMLMAHLVSFPYTQPSLPGSLSLNAALFASVCLASRLPGTLHTFAMLSCALLIFALWPYLLQRLRHAAEWTFPWAAGMVCVCGVVGVGTLWPAGALLLFLAIVVLTFLCPLLLVRLQRHKDNIHGPWDEAEIREDLTRFLS is encoded by the coding sequence ATGGGCGCAGACAACGATGCAGGTGTTACTCCAGCTGTGCCATGGCGTAAAGTGCTGTACGAGCGACAGGCGTTCCCTGACAACTATGTGGACAGTCGCTTCCTTGAGGAACTTCGACGCAACATCAGAGTGCACCAGTACAGCTACTGGGCAGTGGTTCGAGAAGCCGGGCTCGTCTCTCAACAGCTCTCGTGTGTGGCGTTGTTCCTCACACTTTGGTCCTATATGGAGCAGGGAAATGTGGGTCCTTCAACACTGCTTTGTACTGGGCTGGGATGCGCTGTGCTGGGCTACACTCTGTACGAGGCTCTGGGCGGTGGAATCGGGCGAGAGCGGACGCGCTGCGCTGACCTGCAGAGCGCTGCCGTGTTCATGGCCTTTACCTTTGGTTTCTCGCCGGTGCTCAAGACGTTGACGGAGTCTGTGAGCACAGACACGGTGTACGCCATGTCTGCTGGCATGCTCATGGCGCACCTGGTGTCTTTTCCATACACACAGCCGAGCCTGCCAGGCAGCCTTTCTCTCAACGCTGCGCTCTTTGCCTCGGTTTGTTTGGCATCGCGTCTGCCTGGAACCCTGCACACCTTCGCCATGCTGAGCTGCGCCCTGCTCATCTTTGCACTCTGGCCGTATCTGCTGCAGCGACTGAGACACGCGGCAGAGTGGACGTTCCCCTGGGCAGCCgggatggtgtgtgtatgtggagtggTAGGTGTTGGTACTCTGTGGCCTGCTGGAGCTCTTCTCCTGTTTCTAGCTATTGTAGTACTAACTTTTTTGTGTCCACTGCTGCTGGTGCGtctacagagacacaaagacaacaTTCACGGCCCGTGGGACGAGGCCGAGATCAGAGAGGACTTGACCCGCTTTCTGAGTTGA